The following are from one region of the Endozoicomonas sp. 4G genome:
- a CDS encoding ATP-binding protein produces the protein MSQELKLEIDSQLANTRLVAMAVRGLCAMTTLSPVEVNRLELCLVEIVNNAIEHAYDNQAGHPVEVCVSLDKTMINISVSDWGQTIPDEVMQDKAEKVVDPEHPEIWLCSGRGLHIVKKLMDHVAYESNQNKNSFIMKKELRH, from the coding sequence ATGTCACAGGAGCTGAAGCTGGAAATTGATAGCCAGTTAGCCAATACCAGGCTGGTGGCCATGGCGGTCAGAGGTCTCTGCGCCATGACGACTCTCTCTCCTGTTGAGGTTAATCGCCTGGAGTTGTGTCTGGTAGAGATCGTCAATAATGCCATTGAGCATGCTTACGACAATCAAGCGGGTCATCCGGTGGAAGTGTGTGTCAGCCTGGACAAGACCATGATCAATATTTCTGTCAGTGACTGGGGGCAGACTATCCCTGATGAAGTGATGCAGGATAAGGCTGAAAAGGTGGTTGATCCAGAGCATCCGGAAATCTGGTTATGCAGTGGTCGTGGTTTGCACATCGTTAAGAAGTTGATGGATCATGTGGCCTATGAGTCAAACCAGAACAAGAACAGTTTTATCATGAAAAAAGAGCTGCGCCACTGA
- a CDS encoding Tn3 family transposase: MVAVHETAYPRLRSRTTFKDLKGSIWEPSLGELKWVKQVVTKLLHQHVLLIHLKMFQHLGYHIAFKDIPAGFIQYYGKKLRNRSTVESVRRDAHSSRRSFYIEQIRQHLGLRPFDTDLAEQAMATSAETRHYQQDMINEVIELLLKYRCELPGFSTLNKMAISARHKFNSNLYSSYWQKLSAESKKQLTGLLVQESWDRLKPINRKVSRNNASALLNQLQWYQNIRKNLPNLPEMTPEKCRALELEACAQNRSDMESIQQEKQALLLALLLRYRHAQVLDDIASIFLKLLRSIHNRAQTKLQEWQKGKTKQQEKLIAQLKAVSQAYQQESTSSDPTLESIGQALKNKPQEVIKACNELLEYSDGNYLPFTIPSYRYHRASLLTAMSLFTLRTACNDYRLIQAWHFINKHQKSRKTWLDVSDTQISWDWIPARKWWKLVTGTDKKTKQVVKVHRLYLELCLLTLVAEGLQCADLFIENSTEFSDRRLQLISDEEYRDGVADYCNMVGFSADKIVFCQGLRQRLKAVCQKTDMAFPSNTQAKIKDGELVISPIRAEEKPAELETLETLIQERTPSINILDLLTETEQWLNLSRHWRPLSGQQSRIDNLEERFVLALLCYGCNLGSAQLSRSVKGVSRKQIARMNLKYSSEEGLSQCIKEVINAYNKFSLPSYWGTGKSASADGTKWDLYENNLLSEYHVRYGGYGGIGYYHVSDTYIALFSRFIPCGVYEAIYILDALLENQSDIQPDTLHADTHGQSLAVFGLAHLLGIKLMPRIKNIKRLIFYRPEAGLKVDNLGSLFRETLKWERIEACWDDMLRIAMSIKAGKISASTIIKRLNSKSRKNSVYYGFRELGRAVRTLFLLEYIQDTGMRRMINAATNKSEKFNDFSDLLFFGNKGVIRENDRSQQKKIIKYNHLTANMVILHTVETLSRTLTELRKEGHEISDEILSHLSPYRDHHINLLGDYRLDLNQKVRPL; encoded by the coding sequence ATGGTTGCAGTTCATGAAACCGCTTATCCCCGGTTGCGTTCGAGAACGACCTTCAAAGACTTGAAGGGGTCTATTTGGGAGCCCTCCCTAGGCGAGCTGAAATGGGTTAAGCAGGTCGTTACCAAGCTCCTACACCAACATGTATTGTTGATCCATCTTAAAATGTTCCAGCATCTGGGGTATCACATTGCTTTCAAAGATATACCAGCTGGTTTTATACAATACTACGGTAAGAAATTGCGTAATCGTTCTACCGTTGAATCCGTCAGACGCGATGCTCACAGCTCTCGGCGGTCGTTTTACATTGAGCAGATCAGACAACATTTGGGCTTAAGGCCATTTGATACTGATCTGGCAGAACAAGCTATGGCGACATCGGCAGAAACACGCCACTACCAGCAGGATATGATCAATGAAGTCATTGAACTTCTGTTGAAATATCGGTGTGAACTCCCAGGCTTTTCAACACTGAACAAAATGGCCATCAGTGCCCGACACAAGTTCAACAGCAACCTCTACTCAAGCTATTGGCAGAAGCTTTCAGCGGAAAGTAAAAAGCAACTAACCGGGCTGCTGGTGCAGGAATCCTGGGATCGACTTAAGCCCATCAACAGAAAGGTGAGTCGCAATAATGCTTCCGCTCTTCTCAATCAACTGCAGTGGTACCAGAATATTCGGAAAAATCTTCCGAACCTGCCGGAAATGACACCTGAAAAGTGCCGGGCACTGGAACTTGAAGCTTGCGCCCAGAATCGATCTGATATGGAAAGCATACAACAGGAGAAACAGGCTTTATTGCTTGCTTTGCTATTGCGCTACCGACACGCCCAGGTGCTCGATGACATTGCCAGTATTTTTTTGAAATTGCTTCGGAGCATTCATAACAGGGCACAGACCAAACTGCAAGAGTGGCAGAAAGGCAAGACGAAGCAACAGGAAAAGCTCATTGCCCAGCTAAAAGCGGTCAGTCAGGCTTACCAGCAGGAAAGCACAAGCTCAGACCCTACCCTTGAATCCATTGGCCAAGCCCTGAAAAACAAACCACAGGAAGTCATCAAAGCTTGCAATGAACTGCTGGAATACTCTGATGGCAACTACCTGCCTTTCACCATTCCTTCTTACAGATACCATCGGGCCAGCCTGCTTACCGCAATGTCGTTATTCACTCTGAGGACGGCCTGTAATGACTATCGACTGATACAGGCATGGCATTTTATCAACAAGCACCAGAAGTCACGCAAAACCTGGCTGGATGTAAGCGACACCCAAATCAGTTGGGACTGGATACCGGCCAGAAAGTGGTGGAAGCTGGTTACCGGCACCGATAAAAAGACAAAACAGGTCGTAAAGGTGCACCGGCTTTATCTGGAATTATGCCTCCTGACTCTTGTTGCTGAAGGCCTGCAATGCGCAGATCTTTTTATTGAAAACAGTACCGAATTCAGTGACCGGCGTCTGCAGCTCATCAGTGATGAGGAGTATCGAGATGGTGTGGCGGACTACTGCAATATGGTCGGATTTTCTGCTGATAAAATCGTCTTCTGCCAGGGTCTAAGACAGCGCCTGAAAGCTGTATGTCAGAAGACGGATATGGCCTTCCCAAGCAATACTCAGGCAAAGATAAAGGATGGCGAACTGGTCATCTCTCCGATTCGTGCCGAAGAGAAACCCGCTGAACTGGAGACTCTTGAGACTCTGATTCAAGAACGAACACCATCAATCAATATTCTTGATTTACTGACCGAAACAGAGCAATGGCTCAATTTAAGCCGACATTGGAGACCGCTATCAGGGCAGCAAAGCCGCATCGACAACCTTGAGGAACGCTTTGTATTGGCTCTACTTTGCTATGGCTGCAACCTGGGATCGGCTCAGTTATCACGATCCGTCAAAGGAGTCAGCCGCAAGCAGATTGCCCGCATGAACCTAAAATACAGTTCAGAAGAAGGCCTGAGCCAATGTATTAAAGAGGTGATTAACGCCTATAACAAGTTTTCTTTACCCAGCTACTGGGGAACAGGAAAGAGTGCATCAGCGGATGGAACAAAATGGGATCTATATGAAAATAATCTGTTATCTGAATACCATGTTCGCTATGGTGGTTACGGTGGCATCGGTTATTACCATGTCTCTGACACCTACATAGCCCTGTTTAGCCGCTTCATCCCCTGTGGAGTCTATGAAGCGATTTATATCCTGGATGCCCTGCTGGAGAACCAGTCAGATATACAACCAGACACATTGCATGCCGATACCCACGGGCAAAGTCTTGCAGTATTTGGCCTGGCACATCTACTGGGAATAAAGCTGATGCCCCGCATCAAAAACATAAAAAGGCTTATATTTTATCGCCCTGAAGCTGGGCTAAAGGTTGATAACCTTGGTTCTTTGTTCCGGGAAACTCTGAAATGGGAGCGGATCGAAGCTTGCTGGGATGACATGCTGCGAATTGCCATGTCCATCAAAGCCGGGAAGATCTCAGCATCGACCATCATCAAGCGGCTCAACAGCAAAAGCCGAAAAAACTCTGTGTACTATGGGTTCAGAGAGCTGGGCCGGGCTGTGAGAACACTCTTCCTTCTGGAGTACATTCAAGACACGGGAATGCGGAGGATGATCAACGCCGCAACCAACAAAAGCGAGAAGTTCAATGACTTCTCTGACCTGCTGTTCTTTGGTAACAAAGGCGTCATAAGGGAGAATGACCGCAGCCAACAGAAAAAAATCATCAAGTATAATCACCTGACTGCCAATATGGTCATACTTCATACTGTCGAAACTCTGAGTCGCACACTGACTGAGTTGCGGAAAGAAGGGCATGAAATATCGGATGAAATTCTAAGTCATCTCTCACCTTACCGGGACCATCACATCAATCTTCTGGGGGATTACCGGCTGGATCTGAATCAAAAAGTACGACCGTTATAA
- a CDS encoding alpha/beta fold hydrolase — protein sequence MITEQPQQMTGTLQQEQAGRTVRQRDCTLSCPDGVNLSATLFSPATPPRGMLILAAAVAVPRRFYRHFASYFASRGYQVLTFDYRGCGSAPQPESPRLAEWGTLDINMAINYALTLPGKERVFLVGHSIGGQLVGLASQADRLKGIVMVAASFPYLKRWFYPRRLMLQLLFNVLVPVIGAVSPVFPGKRLGLGSIDLPSSLIRDWAEWIRRDDYLLDEKFGFSPERYRRLACPMRVYGFDDDVLVPRASINKLLAAYGSQDVDEHFIAVRQQGLKPVGHTGFFRVTHQNTFWKQTLDWLNAIP from the coding sequence ATGATCACTGAACAACCACAACAGATGACCGGCACATTACAGCAAGAACAGGCAGGGAGAACGGTACGGCAGCGGGATTGCACCTTGTCCTGTCCGGACGGCGTCAACCTGTCGGCCACCCTGTTCAGTCCGGCAACCCCCCCCCGGGGCATGCTGATTCTGGCGGCGGCCGTGGCGGTTCCTCGCAGGTTCTACCGCCATTTTGCCAGTTATTTTGCCAGCCGGGGGTATCAGGTGCTTACTTTTGATTATCGTGGCTGCGGCAGTGCTCCCCAGCCGGAATCCCCCCGACTGGCGGAGTGGGGAACTCTGGATATCAATATGGCTATCAATTATGCCCTGACTCTGCCTGGTAAAGAGAGGGTGTTCCTGGTGGGGCACAGTATTGGCGGACAGCTGGTTGGTCTGGCATCACAGGCAGACCGGCTAAAGGGAATAGTGATGGTCGCGGCCTCCTTCCCTTATCTAAAACGATGGTTCTATCCCCGGCGGCTGATGTTGCAGCTGCTGTTCAATGTGTTGGTGCCCGTTATCGGGGCCGTCAGTCCCGTGTTTCCAGGTAAACGTCTTGGGCTGGGCAGTATCGATCTGCCGTCCAGCCTCATCAGGGACTGGGCCGAATGGATTCGCCGGGACGATTATCTGCTTGATGAAAAATTCGGTTTCTCACCGGAAAGGTATCGCAGGCTGGCCTGCCCCATGCGGGTTTACGGTTTTGATGATGACGTCCTGGTGCCAAGGGCATCAATTAACAAACTGCTGGCCGCTTACGGCTCGCAGGATGTGGATGAACATTTTATTGCAGTCCGCCAGCAGGGGTTAAAACCCGTTGGTCATACGGGGTTCTTCAGGGTGACTCATCAAAATACGTTTTGGAAACAGACCCTGGACTGGTTGAATGCGATCCCGTAA
- a CDS encoding response regulator, protein MNILIVEDARDQRLMLSVVLKKQGHQVLEAENGLQALAILQEHQDVRIIISDWMMPEMDGLELLRKIRKTDLGRYIYLILLTGKTDHDAVVEGMNDGADDFLAKPVNFDELAARLKAGIRIIELEKQLEQQNKQLVEAIKTVEKDLESAAKAQAVLLAQPATIQQVSFDWFFKPSKILGGDMFGYQAIDGETLGFYQLDVAGHGIPSALFSFTLNTILSETSGRGSIVRELVRETLDHEPFYKVRAPETVLASLNRRFQATPESMLYFTIAYGVINTRTGQVTLSRAGHPPPLWIHREEAIVEPVAGGGVPIGMMPDMEYTSCTLQFQPGDRLFLYSDGVTECENVQGEQFGEARLLQCLQDTANDDLKSVIDRVEKNVRDWNELDRFEDDVTYLLLEWKP, encoded by the coding sequence ATGAATATTCTTATTGTTGAAGATGCCCGTGACCAGCGTTTGATGCTTTCTGTCGTATTGAAAAAGCAGGGACACCAGGTGCTTGAGGCCGAAAATGGCCTACAGGCCCTGGCGATTTTGCAGGAACATCAGGATGTCAGAATCATCATCAGTGACTGGATGATGCCCGAGATGGATGGCCTGGAACTGCTCCGGAAAATCCGAAAAACGGATCTGGGTCGTTATATTTATCTCATCCTGCTCACCGGTAAGACGGATCACGATGCCGTGGTAGAAGGCATGAATGATGGTGCTGATGACTTTCTTGCCAAGCCGGTTAATTTTGATGAGCTGGCCGCCCGCCTGAAAGCCGGTATTCGTATCATCGAACTTGAGAAGCAGTTGGAACAACAAAACAAGCAGCTGGTTGAAGCGATCAAGACGGTTGAGAAAGATCTTGAGTCCGCGGCCAAAGCCCAGGCCGTTTTACTGGCTCAACCAGCCACCATTCAACAGGTTTCCTTCGACTGGTTTTTCAAGCCCAGCAAAATATTGGGCGGTGATATGTTTGGTTACCAGGCGATTGATGGCGAAACGCTCGGGTTCTATCAACTGGATGTCGCCGGGCATGGTATTCCCTCAGCACTTTTCTCATTTACCCTGAATACTATTCTTTCGGAAACATCCGGCAGAGGCTCCATTGTCAGGGAACTTGTCAGGGAAACATTGGATCACGAGCCCTTCTATAAAGTGCGAGCCCCTGAAACGGTTCTGGCCTCACTGAACAGGCGGTTTCAGGCGACGCCGGAATCAATGCTTTATTTCACCATTGCCTATGGCGTCATTAATACGCGCACTGGCCAAGTGACATTATCCCGTGCAGGTCATCCGCCACCCTTATGGATTCATCGTGAAGAAGCCATTGTGGAACCGGTAGCGGGCGGAGGCGTTCCCATTGGTATGATGCCGGATATGGAATACACCTCCTGCACTTTGCAGTTTCAACCGGGTGACCGGCTGTTTCTGTATTCTGATGGCGTGACGGAATGTGAAAATGTTCAAGGTGAGCAGTTTGGTGAAGCCCGTTTGCTGCAATGTTTGCAGGATACGGCCAATGATGATTTAAAATCAGTGATTGACCGGGTAGAGAAAAATGTCAGAGACTGGAATGAACTGGATCGTTTTGAAGACGACGTGACTTACCTGTTACTGGAATGGAAACCCTGA
- a CDS encoding aminotransferase class III-fold pyridoxal phosphate-dependent enzyme: MSHINDYRAHILGLLGMNPDIVSAKGNTLTTREGWSFRDCLSQYGALPFGHNPSFAVKALTDHMESRSPVFSQPVLQDNSEQFAQELIEALGRKYRKCVFTNSGAETVEAAVKLARMKTRRRHILSVTNSFHGKTSSALACTGSTRYTSPSLDDNRHAHIPLNDGKVLEQTLNSGKYAAFIVEPVQGEGGMHRADTEWLLLAQRLCRRNNTLLVFDEIQTGLGRTGEITVSSGIGVIPDILLLAKALGAGMVPSGAMLYTTRANCREFERKHSSTFANNGLAASVGRAMLKRLYKPEKGEHDAGGNKGGTLEYVKQLSSLTDALCYRLQRRYQFPRKASPNRAVIQAVSP, encoded by the coding sequence ATGAGTCATATAAACGACTATCGGGCGCATATCCTGGGTCTGCTGGGGATGAACCCGGATATTGTTTCGGCCAAAGGCAACACCCTGACCACCCGTGAGGGTTGGTCGTTCCGGGATTGTCTGTCCCAATACGGGGCATTGCCGTTCGGTCATAATCCCAGTTTTGCTGTCAAGGCCCTCACGGATCATATGGAGAGCCGATCCCCCGTTTTCAGCCAGCCCGTCCTGCAGGACAATTCCGAACAGTTTGCCCAAGAGTTGATAGAAGCGCTGGGCCGAAAATACCGGAAGTGCGTGTTTACCAACAGTGGAGCCGAAACCGTGGAAGCGGCGGTCAAGCTGGCGCGCATGAAAACACGGCGTCGCCATATTCTTTCAGTCACCAACTCGTTCCATGGCAAAACCTCATCGGCTCTGGCCTGTACCGGTTCAACCCGTTATACCTCCCCGAGTCTGGATGATAACCGCCATGCCCATATTCCCCTCAACGATGGGAAGGTGCTTGAACAGACGCTGAACAGCGGCAAGTACGCCGCCTTTATTGTAGAACCGGTGCAGGGAGAGGGCGGGATGCACCGGGCCGATACCGAGTGGTTACTGCTGGCACAGCGGCTATGTCGCCGGAACAACACTCTGCTGGTGTTTGACGAAATCCAGACCGGGCTTGGCCGAACCGGGGAGATCACGGTGTCTTCCGGTATCGGCGTGATTCCCGATATCCTGCTGCTGGCCAAAGCACTGGGTGCTGGAATGGTACCGTCCGGAGCTATGCTTTACACGACCAGGGCCAACTGTCGCGAATTTGAACGCAAGCACAGCTCGACCTTTGCCAACAACGGCTTGGCGGCCAGCGTCGGGCGGGCCATGCTGAAGCGGCTGTATAAACCGGAAAAAGGCGAGCACGATGCTGGCGGGAACAAGGGCGGCACCTTGGAATATGTCAAACAACTGTCGTCCTTAACCGATGCTCTGTGTTATAGATTGCAGAGGCGTTACCAATTCCCGCGTAAAGCATCGCCCAATCGGGCGGTGATACAAGCGGTCAGTCCGTAG
- a CDS encoding GMC family oxidoreductase N-terminal domain-containing protein — MYDCIIEDGGSAGCVLASRLSENSSLNVCLFKAGSANRNPAIKLPPRGCTLGGSSASNAMIYIRGHPEDYDSWADNGNLGPSFLNLLPYFKKSQHQDNPDFNGFSQEGVGLYQLTQKKGWRCSTSHVFLANARKRLNLRFRAEKAVDMILANTGSGRVVRDELTVCATDTVPVWREKSNA; from the coding sequence ATGTACGATTGTATTATCGAAGACGGTGGTTCTGCTGGATGTGTTCTTGCCTCTAGGTTGTCGGAAAATTCCTCCCTTAATGTCTGTCTTTTTAAAGCGGGTTCGGCGAATCGGAATCCGGCAATTAAACTCCCTCCGCGAGGGTGTACCCTCGGGGGTAGCAGTGCCAGCAACGCGATGATCTATATCCGGGGTCATCCGGAGGATTACGACAGCTGGGCGGACAACGGCAATCTAGGCCCGAGTTTCCTGAATCTGCTCCCGTACTTTAAAAAAAGCCAACATCAGGATAACCCGGATTTCAACGGCTTCTCTCAGGAGGGCGTCGGTCTATATCAGCTAACCCAGAAAAAAGGATGGCGCTGCAGTACTTCTCATGTCTTTCTTGCCAACGCAAGGAAACGGCTCAACCTGCGGTTCCGTGCAGAGAAAGCCGTGGATATGATCCTGGCGAATACCGGCTCCGGCCGAGTCGTCAGAGACGAGTTGACAGTCTGCGCCACGGACACCGTGCCAGTATGGAGGGAGAAAAGTAATGCCTGA
- a CDS encoding STAS domain-containing protein, producing the protein MAFEHHEEGHLTVVRIDESRLDASIAEAFKTYVFDLIEEGRSDLVVDLAEVRFMDSSGLSALVAGLKKLSGNGSFSLASAQPAVKDLFDLTSMDKLFKLHGSVAEAVKGN; encoded by the coding sequence ATGGCATTTGAACACCACGAGGAAGGCCACTTGACCGTGGTCCGGATTGATGAGTCCCGTCTTGATGCTTCCATTGCTGAAGCGTTTAAAACTTACGTGTTTGATCTGATTGAGGAGGGCAGGTCCGACCTTGTCGTCGACCTTGCTGAAGTGCGTTTTATGGACAGCAGTGGCTTGAGCGCGCTGGTGGCAGGTCTGAAGAAATTGTCGGGTAACGGTTCATTCAGCCTGGCTTCTGCTCAGCCTGCGGTGAAAGATCTGTTTGATCTTACGTCCATGGATAAATTGTTCAAACTCCATGGTTCAGTGGCTGAGGCGGTAAAAGGGAATTGA
- a CDS encoding recombinase family protein produces the protein MTDSMKIGYARVSTSDQNLNSQIDELRKAGCEKIFQDVASGAKSDRPGLEDLMKAIRPGDMLVICKLDRLGRSLQHLVSLASELIEQQIGLMSLNDPVDTSTPQGRLSFNLFAALAEFEREIIRERTRIGLASARLRGRKGGRPKGLPERAQKIACAAETLYKEGQLTVDEIASHLGICKSTLYSYLRYRGVPISGKVD, from the coding sequence TTGACCGATAGTATGAAAATTGGGTATGCCCGTGTCAGTACTTCAGATCAGAATCTGAATTCACAAATTGATGAGCTGCGAAAAGCAGGTTGCGAGAAAATTTTTCAGGATGTTGCCAGCGGAGCAAAATCAGACAGACCTGGTCTTGAAGATCTTATGAAAGCAATCCGACCTGGTGACATGCTGGTCATCTGCAAACTGGACCGACTGGGACGATCACTCCAACATCTTGTCTCTCTGGCCAGCGAGCTGATTGAGCAACAAATCGGACTGATGAGTCTGAATGACCCCGTGGATACATCAACACCACAGGGAAGGTTAAGCTTTAATCTATTTGCAGCACTGGCTGAATTTGAACGAGAGATTATCAGGGAACGTACCCGCATCGGTCTGGCCTCCGCAAGATTGCGTGGCCGCAAGGGCGGGCGGCCAAAGGGGCTACCAGAGCGGGCGCAGAAGATCGCCTGTGCTGCAGAGACTCTATATAAAGAAGGCCAATTAACCGTTGATGAGATTGCGTCTCATCTGGGAATTTGCAAATCGACACTTTATTCCTATTTGCGGTACAGGGGTGTACCTATAAGCGGAAAAGTTGACTGA